The Polypterus senegalus isolate Bchr_013 chromosome 1, ASM1683550v1, whole genome shotgun sequence genome includes a window with the following:
- the LOC120529525 gene encoding extracellular calcium-sensing receptor-like: MQELIFTSKPGQWICKGFEISLFQTAQTMVFAVNEINRDPNLLPNITLGYRLYDNCMRLPVALRAAATLTCGMDERILDYHCSGVPPVLAIVGDPISTHSIAISRILSLFHIPMVSYFASCPCLSNKQEYPTFFRTIPSDKFQIKVITEILKHYVWTWIGVIASDDDYGQYAVKTLSEEVQHFACIAFTETVTNVMEQMKVLYITDIIKQSTAKVIVVFTSAGDFTALINEIVNQNITGRQWIATDSWSDSQVLLEKDIFRSFGGTLGISFRKGEINGLQSFLYQIQPNSDPDNNLVLKFWETIFGCQFPENLQNLTGEPDANFCTGLEDITTTNTAYTDVTELRVSYNIYKAVYAIAHAIHDLMLCENGNGPFANRTCANIRDIQPWQVFHYLKKVNFTNHMGERIAFDENGDALAIYDIVNWQQGENGTIKAKKVGFYDQSLMAGQELFLNEEEIFWNFDTAKVPESVCSQNCQPGTRKATRKGEPVCCFDCMPCAAGEISSQINSIECIKCPNEFWSNPARNECVLKEIEFLSFEDTMGITLTTVALLGVFISLGVLLVFVHYRHTPVVKANNSELSFLLLVSLTLCFLCALCFIGEPTDITCILRHIVFGISFVLSISCILVKTVVVIMAFKATLPGNNVMKFFGVTQQRSTVFLFTFIQSLVCIIWLSTAPPNPVKNTMYQNAKIIFECDVGSLMGFSCLLGYIGILTCISFLLAFLARNLPDTFNEAKFITFSMLIFCAVWITFIPAYISSPGKYTVAVEIFAILASSFGLLFSIFAPKCYIILIRPELNTKKALMGRDSEK; the protein is encoded by the exons AATCTTCTGCCTAATATAACACTAGGCTATAGACTGTATGACAACTGCATGAGGCTTCCAGTGGCACTCAGAGCAGCAGCAACACTGACCTGTGGGATGGATGAACGTATACTGGATTACCACTGTAGTGGTGTTCCTCCTGTTCTCGCCATTGTTGGAGATCCAATATCGACACATTCTATTGCTATATCAAGAATCTTAAGTCTTTTCCACATACCCATG GTCAGCTATTTTGCTTCCTGCCCTTGCCTGAGTAACAAACAAGAATATCCAACGTTCTTTAGAACAATCCCAAGTGACAAATTTCAGATCAAAGTAATTACAGAAATCCTTAAACATTATGTTTGGACTTGGATAGGAGTAATAGCAAGTGATGATGATTATGGACAATATGCTGTGAAGACACTCAGCGAGGAAGTCCAACATTTTGCTTGCATTGCTTTTACAGAAACAGTTACAAATGTTATGGAGCAGATGAAAGTCCTTTACATCACCGACATTATTAAACAGTCCACTGCAAAGGTCATTGTTGTATTTACCTCTGCAGGGGACTTTACTGCTTTGATAAATGAAATTGTTAATCAGAATATTACTGGTAGACAATGGATTGCTACGGATTCCTGGAGTGATTCACAGGTTTTGCTAGAAAAGGATATTTTCAGATCATTCGGTGGGACTTTAGGCATATCCTTTCGTAAAGGTGAAATCAATGGTCTTCAAAGCTTCCTTTACCAGATTCAACCAAATTCTGATCCAGATAATAATTTAGTTCTAAAGTTTTGGGAAACAATTTTTGGATGTCAATTCCCAGAAAATCTGCAGAATTTAACTGGTGAGCCAGATGCTAATTTTTGTACCGGTTTGGAAGATATCACGACAACAAATACAGCGTACACTGATGTTACAGAGTTAAGGGTgtcatataatatttataaagcaGTATATGCCATTGCACATGCTATTCATGATTTGATGTTATGTGAAAATGGAAATGGACCATTTGCAAATCGAACATGTGCCAATATCAGGGACATACAACCCTGGCAG gtttttCACTATTTGAAGAAAGTCAATTTTACAAATCATATGGGAGAAAGAATAGCTTTTGATGAAAATGGAGATGCCCTTGCAATTTATGACATTGTGAACTGGCAACAAGGTGAAAATGGAActattaaagcaaaaaaagttgGTTTCTATGATCAGTCTCTGATGGCTGGACAGGAACTTTTCCTTAATGAAGAGGAAATCTTTTGGAATTTTGACACAGCAAag GTTCCTGAGTCTGTCTGCAGCCAAAATTGCCAGCCGGGAACAAGAAAAGCCACTAGGAAAGGTGAACCAGTCTGCTGCTTTGACTGCATGCCCTGTGCTGCTGGTGAAATCAGCAGTCAGATTA ATTCTATCGAATGCATCAAGTGCCCCAATGAATTCTGGTCAAATCCTGCAAGAAATGAATGTGTTCTGAAAGAAATTGAATTTTTATCCTTTGAAGACACCATGGGAATTACATTAACAACGGTGGCTTTGCTAGGAGTTTTTATTTCTCTTGGGGTATTGTTGGTTTTCGTGCACTACAGACATACCCCCGTAGTCAAAGCCAATAACTCAGAGCTCAGTTTCCTTTTGCTGGTGTCATTAACCCTGTGCTTCCTTTGTGCTTTATGTTTCATTGGAGAGCCAACAGATATAACCTGCATTCTTCGCCACATTGTGTTCGGAATCAGCTTTGTTCTTTCAATATCTTGTATTCTAGTAAAAACTGTTGTTGTTATAATGGCATTTAAAGCCACTCTCCCAGGAAATAATGTAATGAAGTTTTTTGGTGTGACCCAACAGAGAAGTACAGTTTTCCTCTTTACATTCATTCAATCTCTTGTGTGTATAATTTGGCTCAGCACAGCTCCACCAAATCCTGTTAAAAACACGATGTACCAAAATGCAAAGATTATATTTGAGTGTGATGTTGGCTCACTAATGGGATTTAGCTGTTTATTGGGGTACATTGGAATACTGACATGTATCTCATTTCTGTTGGCTTTCCTTGCCAGAAACCTTCCAGATACCTTTAACGAGGCCAAATTCATCACTTTTAGCATGCTTATATTTTGTGCAGTTTGGATAACATTCATACCAGCATATATTAGTTCTCCGGgtaaatatacagtagctgtggaaatatttgctattttggCATCAAGTTTTGGGCTTCTGTTTTCGATATTTGCtccaaaatgttatattattctAATAAGACCAGagttaaatacaaaaaaagcattgATGGGTAGAGATTCAGAAAAGTAA
- the LOC120529592 gene encoding extracellular calcium-sensing receptor-like has product METFQLSSLHKNGDIMIGGIFEVSYRTVIQELSFTSKPGQWVCEGFDIALFQTAQALVFAVEEINNDTQLLPNVKLGYTLYDNCMRLPVALRGASALTLGMKEDITENCKGPPPVLAIVGDPTSTHSIAISRILSLFQIPMVSYFATCPCLSDKWEYPTFFRTIPSDTFQIKVISAIFKHYGWTWVGIIAADDDYGQSAIKALSEEIKDFACIAFSITIPKINDIDKVRHVTKMIKESSAKVIVVFSPAPDFSTLADEINQQNIIGRQWIASESWSNSYDLFEKYNFSTFGGTLGITIHNGEMPGFQTFLHEVQPTSDPKNNLILQFWETMFDCKFKENTNEQNSTSLLEGKQCTGKEDIKGTKTAYTDVSKLRACYNIYKAVYAIAHALHNLLTCENGNGPFVNKSCADITNMQPWQLLHYLKKVNFTTHIGERVAFDENGDALAIYDIVNWQQSDHGTLKTVTVGFYAESAPAGHELSLKDDDIIWNINTGKIPESVCSKSCQPGTRKATREREPVCCFDCIQCAAGEISTQVDAVECIKCPIEFWSNVGRNECVPKEIEFLSFEDSMGITLTATAASGVCLSVIVLSVFIHYRHTPVVKANNSELSFLLLVSLTLCFLCSLCFIGHPTELTCKLRHILFGISFVLCISCILVKTIVVIMAFKATLPGNNIMKWFGVIQQRSTVFFFTFIQALICIIWLTASPPLPAKNIQYQNSKIIFECDIGSVTGFSCLLGYIGLLTCISFLLAFLARNLPDTFNEAKFITFSMLIFCAVWITFIPAYISSPGKYTVAVEIFAILASSFGLLFAIFAPKCFIILIRPELNTKKALMGRDSEKQI; this is encoded by the exons ATGGAAACATTTCAACTCAGCAGTTTGCACAAAAATGGAGACATAATGATCGGAGGGATTTTTGAAGTTTCCTACAGAACAGTAATTCAGGAATTATCATTTACTTCTAAACCAGGTCAATGGGTTTGTGAAGG TTTTGATATAGCATTATTTCAGACGGCACAAGCTCTGGTTTTTGCAGTTGAAGAAATAAACAATGACACTCAACTCCTTCCGAATGTAAAATTGGGCTACACTCTATATGACAACTGTATGAGGCTGCCAGTGGCTCTCAGAGGAGCATCAGCTCTTACTCTTGGAATGAAGGAAGATATAACAGAAAACTGCAAAGGGCCTCCCCCAGTTCTGGCCATTGTCGGTGATCCCACCTCAACACATTCGATTGCCATATCTAGGATTCTAAGCCTTTTCCAAATACCAATG GTGAGCTATTTTGCTACTTGTCCATGCCTGAGTGACAAATGGGAATACCCGACTTTCTTTCGAACAATACCCAGTGACACATTTCAAATCAAAGTAATCAGTGCTATCTTCAAACATTATGGCTGGACCTGGGTTGGCATCATAGCAGCGGATGATGACTATGGACAGTCTGCAATAAAAGCTCTTAGTGAAGAGATAAAAGATTTTGCTTGTATTGCTTTCTCTATAACAATTCCTAAAATCAATGATATTGATAAAGTTCGTCACGTAACCAAAATGATAAAAGAATCAAGTGCAAAAGTTATAGTGGTGTTTTCACCTGCACCAGACTTCAGCACATTGGCAGATGAAATAAATCAGCAGAACATTATTGGTCGGCAGTGGATTGCTTCTGAATCTTGGAGCAATTCATATGATTTGTTTGAGAAATACAACTTTAGTACATTTGGTGGGACATTAGGTATTACAATTCACAATGGGGAAATGCCAGGATTTCAAACCTTTTTGCATGAGGTTCAGCCTACTTCAGatcctaaaaataatttaattctacAATTTTGGGAAACAATGTTTGAttgtaaatttaaagaaaatacaaatgagCAGAATTCTACTAGTTTGTTGGAAGGAAAACAATGCACGGGAAAAGAAGACATAAAAGGAACAAAAACGGCTTACACAGATGTGTCTAAATTAAGAGCctgttacaatatttataaagcagTGTATGCCATTGCACATGCTCTTCATAATTTGTTAACTTGTGAAAATGGAAATGGCCCATTTGTGAACAAATCGTGTGCAGACATCACAAATATGCAACCATGGCAg ctTCTTCATTATTTGAAGAAAGTCAATTTCACTACTCATATAGGAGAACGAGTGGCTTTTGATGAAAATGGAGATGCCCTTGCAATTTATGACATTGTTAACTGGCAACAAAGTGACCATGGGACTCTAAAGACAGTAACGGTTGGTTTCTATGCTGAATCTGCTCCAGCTGGTCATGAACTGTCTCTTAAAGATGATGATATTATTTGGAATATTAATACAGGAAAG ATTCCTGAGTCTGTCTGCAGTAAAAGCTGTCAGCCTGGCACAAGAAAAGCCACTAGGGAAAGAGAACCAGTCTGTTGCTTTGACTGTATACAATGTGCAGCTGGAGAAATCAGCACTCAAGTTG ATGCTGTTGAGTGCATCAAATGTCCAATTGAATTCTGGTCAAATGTTGGAAGAAATGAATGTGTTCCAAAAGAAATTGAATTTCTGTCATTTGAAGACTCCATGGGCATTACTTTAACAGCAACAGCGGCATCAGGCGTTTGCTTGTCTGTAATTGTTTTATCCGTTTTCATTCACTACAGACACACTCCGGTGGTGAAAGCCAACAACTCAGAGCTGAGTTTTCTTTTGCTAGTTTCATTAACTCTGTGCTTTCTTTGCTCTTTATGTTTTATTGGCCACCCAACAGAGTTAACCTGTAAACTGAGGCACATATTGTTTGGAATCAGCTTTGTTCTCTGTATTTCTTGCATTCTAGTAAAAACAATTGTTGTAATAATGGCATTTAAAGCTACTCTCCCTGGCAATAATATTATGAAATGGTTTGGAGTCATTCAGCAGAGAAGCACAGTTTTCTTCTTCACATTTATTCAGGCCCTAATATGCATAATATGGCTTACTGCATCTCCACCGCTTCCAGCTAAAAACATCCAGTATCAAAACTCAAAAATCATATTTGAATGTGATATTGGCTCAGTAACTGGATTCAGCTGTTTGTTGGGATATATTGGTTTACTAACCTGCATCTCATTTTTATTGGCTTTTCTGGCAAGAAACCTGCCAGACACTTTTAATGAAGCTAAATTCATCACATTCAGCATGCTGATCTTCTGTGCAGTCTGGATAACATTCATACCTGCCTATATTAGCTCACCAGGAAAGTACACAGTGGCTGTcgaaatatttgctattttggCCTCAAGTTTTGGCCTCCTTTTTGCAATATTTGCTCCTAAGTGTTTCATTATTCTTATCAGACCAGAACTTAACACTAAAAAAGCCCTAATGGGCAGAGATTCTGAAAAGCAaatttaa
- the LOC120529649 gene encoding extracellular calcium-sensing receptor-like, which yields MIGGIFEVSTKAVLQESLIQSKPGQWKCEGFDISLFQTVQAMVFAIEEINKDDRLLPNITMGYSLYDNCMKLPVALSAAAALIGGLDENILDYYCAGLPPVLAIIGDPASTHSIAISRILSLFGIPLISYYATCPCLSNKQEYPSFFRTIPSDAFQVMAIRDILRHYGWTWVGVVASDDDYGQYAVKTFSEEIKNFACIAFTEIIPKINENLKVSKIANTIRESSAKVIVVFSSGSDLISLVKEIIHQNITGKQWIASEAWSTSHVLITMDIFKIFGGTLGISIHKGEISGFQEFLYKVHPDFNPNNKLVQQFWETIFKCKFKDSVNSTNWSDTKLCTGTEDIKATATAYTDVTELRASYNIYKAVHAIAHALHNLISCDTENSSFMNKTCRITNVQPWQVLQYLKKVNFTTHMGDRVAFDENGDALAIYDIVNWQESINGTVKIKTVGLYDRSLPIGQEINLKENDIFWNFNNQKSPESVCSRSCPPGTRKATRKGQPVCCFDCIPCAAGEISFEIDSLECIKCTSEFWPNSGRNECVLKEIEFLSYEDSMGITLTTTALSGSCLSIGVLAVFIHYRNTPVVKANNSELSFLLLVSLILCFLCALCFIGQPSHLTCMIRHVLFGISFVLSVSCILVKTIVVIMAFKSTLPGHNRMKWFGTSQQRGTVFFFTFIQSLICIIWLSIAPPIPAKNTKYQNSKIIFECDVGSITGFACLMGYIGLLTCISFLLAFLARNLPDTFNEAKFITFSMLIFCAVWITFIPAYLSTPGKYTVAVEIFAILASSFGLLFSIFAPKCYVILIRPELNTKKALMGRGESKK from the exons ATGATAGGAGGCATTTTTGAAGTAAGTACCAAAGCAGTTTTGCAGGAGTCCCTGATCCAGTCCAAACCTGGACAGTGGAAGTGTGAAGG ttttgatatttcattatttcagaCAGTACAGGCTATGGTGTTTGctattgaagaaataaataaagatgacAGACTTCTTCCAAATATAACAATGGGTTACAGCCTTTATGATAATTGTATGAAACTGCCTGTCGCACTGAGTGCAGCAGCAGCCTTAATAGGTGGTCTAGATGAAAATATCTTGGATTATTACTGTGCTGGTCTGCCTCCAGTTCTGGCCATCATTGGTGATCCTGCATCAACACATTCAATAGCCATATCAAGAATACTCAGCCTTTTTGGCATTCCACTG ATTAGTTATTATGCTACATGTCCTTGCTTAAGCAATAAACAAGAATACCCATCATTTTTTAGAACAATCCCAAGTGATGCTTTCCAAGTGATGGCAATTCGTGACATTCTTAGACATTATGGATGGACCTGGGTTGGTGTGGTAGCAAGTGACGATGACTACGGGCAGTATGCAGTGAAGACTTTTAGTGAAGAAATAAAGAATTTTGCTTGTATTGCTTTTACGGAAATTATCcctaaaattaatgaaaatctaAAAGTTTCTAAAATTGCAAATACTATACGAGAGTCAAGTGCAAAAGTCATTGTGGTATTTTCATCTGGTTCTGATTTAATCAGCTtggttaaagaaattattcaccaaaACATAACTGGCAAGCAATGGATTGCAAGTGAAGCATGGAGCACATCTCATGTATTAATCACCATGGACATCTTTAAAATCTTTGGAGGTACACTGGGCATCTCCATTCATAAAGGTGAAATCTCAGGATTTCAGGAGTTTCTGTACAAGGTGCATCCTGATTTTAATCCCAACAACAAATTAGTACAGCAGTTCTGGGaaacaatattcaaatgtaaGTTTAAGGACAGTGTTAATAGTACAAATTGGTCAGACACTAAGCTATGCACAGGAACTGAGGATATAAAAGCAACAGCAACTGCCTACACAGATGTCACAGAATTAAGAGCttcttataatatttataaagctgtgcATGCCATAGCACATGCCCTGCACAATTTAATTTCTTGTGATACAGAAAACAGCTCATTTATGAATAAAACATGTCGTATCACAAATGTACAACCCTGGCAG GTTCTTCAATATTTGAAGAAAGTCAATTTCACCACTCATATGGGAGACAGAGTGGCTTTTGATGAAAATGGAGATGCCCTTGCAATTTATGACATAGTGAACTGGCAAGAAAGTATTAAtggaacagtaaaaataaaaactgttggTTTATATGATAGATCTCTTCCAATTGGCCAAGAAATAAAtcttaaagaaaatgacattttttggaattttaataATCAAAAG AGTCCTGAATCAGTATGCAGCAGAAGCTGTCCACCTGGAACGAGAAAAGCCACACGGAAAGGACAGCCTGTTTGCTGTTTTGACTGCATACCATGTGCTGCAGGAGAAATCAGTTTTGAAATTG attCTCTTGAATGCATCAAGTGCACATCTGAATTCTGGCCAAATTCTGGAAGAAATGAATGTGTTCTTAAAGAAATTGAGTTTCTGTCATATGAAGACTCGATGGGAATCACATTAACAACAACAGCCTTGTCAGGATCCTGCTTATCGATTGGCGTCTTGGCAGTTTTTATTCATTACAGGAACACTCCGGTTGTTAAGGCCAACAATTCTGAACTGAGTTTCCTCTTGCTGGTGTCACtgattctttgttttctttgtgcactgtgtttcATAGGCCAACCTTCACATTTAACATGCATGATAAGACATGTATTGTTTGGAATaagttttgttctttctgtttcttgCATACTTGTAAAAACAATTGTTGTGATAATGGCATTTAAAAGTACACTTCCTGGTCataacagaatgaaatggttTGGTACCTCACAGCAAAGAGGCactgttttcttctttacttttataCAGTCTTTGATTTGCATCATTTGGCTAAGTATAGCACCCCCTATTCCTGCTAAAAACACTAAATACCAAAATTCAAAGATTATATTTGAATGTGACGTTGGATCAATAACTGGCTTTGCCTGCTTGATGGGCTACATTGGTCTGCtgacatgcatttcatttttattggctTTTCTCGCACGGAATCTGCCAGACACTTTCAATGAAGCCAAGTTTATCACATTCAGTATGCTTATTTTTTGTGCGGTCTGGATAACATTTATTCCTGCTTATCTTAGCACCCCTGGGAAATATACAGTTGCTGTTGAAATTTTTGCAATTTTAGCTTCAAGTTTTGGCCTGTTATTTTCAATATTTGCCCCAAAATGCTATGTTATTTTAATTAGGCCAGAGTTAAATACAAAGAAAGCCCTAATGGGCAGAGGGGAGTCTAAAAAATAA